Proteins encoded in a region of the Phoenix dactylifera cultivar Barhee BC4 chromosome 3, palm_55x_up_171113_PBpolish2nd_filt_p, whole genome shotgun sequence genome:
- the LOC103701044 gene encoding calmodulin-binding transcription activator 1-like isoform X2 produces MADDITQILLEAKTRWLRPSEICEILRNYQRFILATDPPYKPPGGSLFLFDRKALRYFRKDGHNWRKKRDGKTVREAHEKLKSGSVDVLHCYYAHGEDNENFQRRSYWMLDGKLEHIVLVHYRDVNEGSRPAVPHLSNIDSTRVHSMQGTQANSALYSSHLNSSTFTSQASYASSSGAADWNGHSPSSEFEDADSGEEFGGGPLTDSVSCSGLQMAGTDVAEENTVGCSGSSHLYPRGFVNTADSSIDPLYAKQASLQNFLISKDQQKIHGALQGAGSFSGAHFNRHGNSVGWPDFRSISRKNGDMQEQNISFEHPNCPDNMQRRMADSVSKDHRMVNHAPDHGYNIISNAHPQIFTGVGKRNDQMKEEDAENVNSFDHKRFVNELTHMYQMPHDHRSHIASQFKNNSGSLMNISVPDQPLEYEAEVSNASEKPLESDAHNNEHGDLKKLDSFGRWMNKEIGKDCDDSLMASDSCNYWNALDSQNDDKEVSSLSRHMRLDVDSLGPSLSQEQLFSIVDFSPDWTYSGVETKVLISGTFLGSLEPRSIKWCCMFGELEVSAEVLTTNVLRCQAPAHTPGRVPFYITRSDRLACSEIREFEYRENLPCVSLVLKSEPEDEIYLQLRFAKLLSLGLDREKLFCSVEDCPKCSLKQKLFSILNEENEWKKIERDSKAFQGFHKNPRDALIQKLLKGKLYEWLICKAHEEGKGPNILDEEGQGAIHLAAALGYDWAITPIVTAGVSPSFRDARGRTGLHWAAYYGREETVVALIRLGAAPGAVEDPTSKFPQGQTAADLASSRGHKGIAGYLAEADLTSHLSSLALKEGVMESVSATLAAQKAIETVQDQNLDSLAGDQGEQLSLRGSLAAVRNSAQAAARIQAAFRVHSFRQRQLTESKDEEAEILDDMMVLSSLNNKFHRISHFNEALHTAATKIQQKYRGWKGRKEFLKIRDRIVKIQAHVRGHQVRKQYKKVLWSVSIVEKVILRWRRKGAGLRGFRAENASAAAEQVVGKTDEYDFLRLGRKQKVAGVEKALARVQSMARQPEARDQYMRLVARSHKSKLEDEGGSSAQVQNSEEEKVEEDRLALMIN; encoded by the exons ATGGCCGACG ACATTACACAGATTCTGCTAGAGGCAAAAACTCGTTGGCTTCGTCCAAGTGAAATTTGTGAGATTCTTCGCAACTACCAGAGATTTATCTTGGCTACTGATCCACCTTACAAGCCTCCTG GCGGTTCTTTGTTCTTATTTGATCGAAAAGCACTTAGGTATTTCCGTAAAGATGGTCATAAttggagaaagaagagagatggaaaaaCGGTTCGAGAAGCTCATGAAAAACTAAAG TCTGGAAGTGTAGATGTTCTTCATTGCTACTATGCCCATGGTGAGGACAATGAAAACTTCCAGAGACGAAGTTACTGGATGCTTGATGG GAAGTTGGAGCACATTGTTCTTGTGCACTATCGAGATGTGAATGAG GGAAGCAGGCCTGCTGTTCCCCATTTGTCAAATATAGATTCAACCAGAGTGCACAGCATGCAAGGAACTCAAgcaaattcagctctttattCTTCACACTTGAATTCATCTACTTTCACCTCTCAAGCATCTTATGCGTCAAGCTCTGGTGCTGCTGACTGGAATGGACATTCTCCATCTTCTGAATTTGAGGATGCAGATTCTGGGGAGGAATTTGGTGGAGGTCCACTTACTGATTCTGTATCTTGTTCAGGATTGCAGATGGCTGGAACTGATGTGGCAGAGGAGAACACTGTAGGATGCAGTGGTTCCTCACATCTCTATCCAAGAGGTTTTGTAAATACTGCAGACTCAAGTATTGATCCTTTGTATGCGAAGCAAGCGTCCTTGCAAAACTTTTTAATAAGTAAAGACCAGCAAAAAATTCATGGAGCCTTGCAAGGAGCTG gttcatttagTGGAGCCCATTTTAACCGTCATGGTAACTCTGTCGGGTGGCCTGATTTTCGTAGTATCAGCAGAAAAAATGGTGACATGCAAGAGCAGAATATTTCCTTTGAACATCCAAATTGCCCTGATAACATGCAAAGAAGAATGGCTGATTCTGTGTCAAAAGACCATAGGATGGTTAATCATGCCCCAGATCATGGGTATAATATCATATCAAATGCACATCCACAAATTTTTACTGGAGTTGGCAAGAGAAATGATCAG ATGAAAGAGGAGGATGCTGAAAATGTAAACAGCTTTGACCACAAGCGCTTTGTGAATGAATTGACTCATATGTATCAAATGCCCCACGATCACCGTTCCCACATAGCATCACAATTTAAGAATAACAGTGGCTCTCTAATGAACATCTCTGTTCCTGACCAGCCTCTGGAATATGAAGCTGAAGTTTCCAATGCTTCAGAGAAGCCTTTGGAAAGTGATGCACATAACAATGAGCATGGGGATTTGAAAAAATTAGACAGCTTTGGGAGATGGATGAACAAAGAGATTGGTAAAGACTGCGATGACTCATTGATGGCTTCAGATTCTTGCAATTACTGGAATGCACTTGATTCTCAGAATGATGATAAGGAGGTCTCGAGCCTTTCTCGTCATATGCGGTTGGATGTTGATTCATTGGGTCCTTCTCTTTCACAAGAACAGCTATTCAGTATTGTTGACTTCTCACCTGATTGGACCTATTCTGGTGTTGAAACAAAG GTTCTAATTTCCGGTACCTTCCTAGGCAGTTTAGAGCCCAGAAGCATCAAGTGGTGTTGTATGTTTGGTGAACTTGAGGTTTCTGCTGAAGTTTTAACGACAAATGTCCTTCGGTGTCAAGCTCCAGCACACACCCCCGGACGGGTACCCTTCTATATAACTCGCAGTGACAGGTTAGCCTGTAGTGAGATTCGAGAATTTGAATATCGTGAAAACCTACCTTGTGTTTCATTAGTGTTGAAAAGTGAACCAGAAGATGAAATTTATCTTCAATTACGTTTTGCAAAATTGTTATCGCTAGGATTAGATAGGGAAAAATTGTTCTGCTCGGTTGAAGATTGTCCTAAGTGCAGTCTCAAGCAAAAGTTGTTTTCCATACTAAATGAAGAAAATGAATGGAAGAAAATTGAGAGGGACTCAAAGGCCTTTCAAGGATTCCATAAAAATCCTAGAGATGCATTGATCCAGAAGTTATTGAAAGGTAAGCTATATGAGTGGCTCATTTGCAAAGCTCACGAGGAAGGCAAAGGCCCTAATATTTTGGATGAGGAAGGCCAAGGAGCTATCCACTTGGCAGCTGCTCTTGGCTATGATTGGGCAATAACTCCTATAGTAACTGCTGGTGTCAGTCCAAGTTTTCGAGATGCCCGTGGCAGGACTGGGCTCCATTGGGCTGCTTATTATGGCAG AGAGGAGACAGTTGTTGCACTAATTAGGCTGGGAGCTGCTCCTGGTGCAGTTGAGGACCCAACGTCAAAGTTTCCTCAAGGACAAACAGCTGCTGATTTAGCATCAAGTAGAGGGCATAAAGGAATTGCTGGGTACTTGGCTGAAGCAGATTTGACCAGTCATCTTTCTTCATTAGCACTAAAAGAAGGTGTTATGGAAAGTGTTTCTGCAACTCTTGCTGCACAAAAGGCCATTGAAACTGTACAAGATCAAAATTTAGATTCTTTGGCTGGAGATCAAGGAGAGCAGCTATCACTTAGAGGATCTCTTGCTGCTGTGAGGAATTCAGCTCAAGCTGCTGCACGTATTCAAGCTGCCTTCAGAGTTCACTCATTCCGCCAAAGACAACTGACAGAGAGCAAGGATGAAGAGGCCGAGATCTTGGATGACATGATGGTGCTGTCCTCTCTGAACAATAAGTTCCATAGAATAAGTCACTTCAATGAAGCTCTGCATACTGCTGCTACTAAAATTCAGCAGAAATATCGTGGATGGAAGGGGCGTAAAGAATTTTTAAAGATCCGTGACCGGATTGTGAAAATCCAG GCACATGTAAGGGGACACCAGGTTCGTAAGCAATATAAAAAAGTACTTTGGTCTGTTAGTATCGTTGAAAAGGTCATATTGCGCTGGAGGCGCAAAGGAGCTGGATTACGAGGCTTTCGAGCTGAGAATGCAAGTGCTGCTGCTGAGCAAGTGGTTGGGAAGACAGATGAGTATGATTTTCTTCGACTTGGGCGGAAACAGAAGGTGGCTGGTGTAGAGAAAGCTTTGGCAAGAGTCCAGTCCATGGCTCGTCAACCAGAAGCCCGTGATCAGTACATGAGATTGGTCGCACGCTCCCATAAATCGAAG TTGGAAGATGAAGGCGGCTCCTCTGCTCAGGTTCAAAATTCAGAAGAGGAAAAGGTAGAGGAGGATCGACTTGCACTGATGATAAACTAA
- the LOC103701044 gene encoding calmodulin-binding transcription activator 1-like isoform X1 has translation MADGRRYALNPQLDITQILLEAKTRWLRPSEICEILRNYQRFILATDPPYKPPGGSLFLFDRKALRYFRKDGHNWRKKRDGKTVREAHEKLKSGSVDVLHCYYAHGEDNENFQRRSYWMLDGKLEHIVLVHYRDVNEGSRPAVPHLSNIDSTRVHSMQGTQANSALYSSHLNSSTFTSQASYASSSGAADWNGHSPSSEFEDADSGEEFGGGPLTDSVSCSGLQMAGTDVAEENTVGCSGSSHLYPRGFVNTADSSIDPLYAKQASLQNFLISKDQQKIHGALQGAGSFSGAHFNRHGNSVGWPDFRSISRKNGDMQEQNISFEHPNCPDNMQRRMADSVSKDHRMVNHAPDHGYNIISNAHPQIFTGVGKRNDQMKEEDAENVNSFDHKRFVNELTHMYQMPHDHRSHIASQFKNNSGSLMNISVPDQPLEYEAEVSNASEKPLESDAHNNEHGDLKKLDSFGRWMNKEIGKDCDDSLMASDSCNYWNALDSQNDDKEVSSLSRHMRLDVDSLGPSLSQEQLFSIVDFSPDWTYSGVETKVLISGTFLGSLEPRSIKWCCMFGELEVSAEVLTTNVLRCQAPAHTPGRVPFYITRSDRLACSEIREFEYRENLPCVSLVLKSEPEDEIYLQLRFAKLLSLGLDREKLFCSVEDCPKCSLKQKLFSILNEENEWKKIERDSKAFQGFHKNPRDALIQKLLKGKLYEWLICKAHEEGKGPNILDEEGQGAIHLAAALGYDWAITPIVTAGVSPSFRDARGRTGLHWAAYYGREETVVALIRLGAAPGAVEDPTSKFPQGQTAADLASSRGHKGIAGYLAEADLTSHLSSLALKEGVMESVSATLAAQKAIETVQDQNLDSLAGDQGEQLSLRGSLAAVRNSAQAAARIQAAFRVHSFRQRQLTESKDEEAEILDDMMVLSSLNNKFHRISHFNEALHTAATKIQQKYRGWKGRKEFLKIRDRIVKIQAHVRGHQVRKQYKKVLWSVSIVEKVILRWRRKGAGLRGFRAENASAAAEQVVGKTDEYDFLRLGRKQKVAGVEKALARVQSMARQPEARDQYMRLVARSHKSKLEDEGGSSAQVQNSEEEKVEEDRLALMIN, from the exons ATGGCCGACGGTAGGCGATATGCTCTCAATCCCCAACTAG ACATTACACAGATTCTGCTAGAGGCAAAAACTCGTTGGCTTCGTCCAAGTGAAATTTGTGAGATTCTTCGCAACTACCAGAGATTTATCTTGGCTACTGATCCACCTTACAAGCCTCCTG GCGGTTCTTTGTTCTTATTTGATCGAAAAGCACTTAGGTATTTCCGTAAAGATGGTCATAAttggagaaagaagagagatggaaaaaCGGTTCGAGAAGCTCATGAAAAACTAAAG TCTGGAAGTGTAGATGTTCTTCATTGCTACTATGCCCATGGTGAGGACAATGAAAACTTCCAGAGACGAAGTTACTGGATGCTTGATGG GAAGTTGGAGCACATTGTTCTTGTGCACTATCGAGATGTGAATGAG GGAAGCAGGCCTGCTGTTCCCCATTTGTCAAATATAGATTCAACCAGAGTGCACAGCATGCAAGGAACTCAAgcaaattcagctctttattCTTCACACTTGAATTCATCTACTTTCACCTCTCAAGCATCTTATGCGTCAAGCTCTGGTGCTGCTGACTGGAATGGACATTCTCCATCTTCTGAATTTGAGGATGCAGATTCTGGGGAGGAATTTGGTGGAGGTCCACTTACTGATTCTGTATCTTGTTCAGGATTGCAGATGGCTGGAACTGATGTGGCAGAGGAGAACACTGTAGGATGCAGTGGTTCCTCACATCTCTATCCAAGAGGTTTTGTAAATACTGCAGACTCAAGTATTGATCCTTTGTATGCGAAGCAAGCGTCCTTGCAAAACTTTTTAATAAGTAAAGACCAGCAAAAAATTCATGGAGCCTTGCAAGGAGCTG gttcatttagTGGAGCCCATTTTAACCGTCATGGTAACTCTGTCGGGTGGCCTGATTTTCGTAGTATCAGCAGAAAAAATGGTGACATGCAAGAGCAGAATATTTCCTTTGAACATCCAAATTGCCCTGATAACATGCAAAGAAGAATGGCTGATTCTGTGTCAAAAGACCATAGGATGGTTAATCATGCCCCAGATCATGGGTATAATATCATATCAAATGCACATCCACAAATTTTTACTGGAGTTGGCAAGAGAAATGATCAG ATGAAAGAGGAGGATGCTGAAAATGTAAACAGCTTTGACCACAAGCGCTTTGTGAATGAATTGACTCATATGTATCAAATGCCCCACGATCACCGTTCCCACATAGCATCACAATTTAAGAATAACAGTGGCTCTCTAATGAACATCTCTGTTCCTGACCAGCCTCTGGAATATGAAGCTGAAGTTTCCAATGCTTCAGAGAAGCCTTTGGAAAGTGATGCACATAACAATGAGCATGGGGATTTGAAAAAATTAGACAGCTTTGGGAGATGGATGAACAAAGAGATTGGTAAAGACTGCGATGACTCATTGATGGCTTCAGATTCTTGCAATTACTGGAATGCACTTGATTCTCAGAATGATGATAAGGAGGTCTCGAGCCTTTCTCGTCATATGCGGTTGGATGTTGATTCATTGGGTCCTTCTCTTTCACAAGAACAGCTATTCAGTATTGTTGACTTCTCACCTGATTGGACCTATTCTGGTGTTGAAACAAAG GTTCTAATTTCCGGTACCTTCCTAGGCAGTTTAGAGCCCAGAAGCATCAAGTGGTGTTGTATGTTTGGTGAACTTGAGGTTTCTGCTGAAGTTTTAACGACAAATGTCCTTCGGTGTCAAGCTCCAGCACACACCCCCGGACGGGTACCCTTCTATATAACTCGCAGTGACAGGTTAGCCTGTAGTGAGATTCGAGAATTTGAATATCGTGAAAACCTACCTTGTGTTTCATTAGTGTTGAAAAGTGAACCAGAAGATGAAATTTATCTTCAATTACGTTTTGCAAAATTGTTATCGCTAGGATTAGATAGGGAAAAATTGTTCTGCTCGGTTGAAGATTGTCCTAAGTGCAGTCTCAAGCAAAAGTTGTTTTCCATACTAAATGAAGAAAATGAATGGAAGAAAATTGAGAGGGACTCAAAGGCCTTTCAAGGATTCCATAAAAATCCTAGAGATGCATTGATCCAGAAGTTATTGAAAGGTAAGCTATATGAGTGGCTCATTTGCAAAGCTCACGAGGAAGGCAAAGGCCCTAATATTTTGGATGAGGAAGGCCAAGGAGCTATCCACTTGGCAGCTGCTCTTGGCTATGATTGGGCAATAACTCCTATAGTAACTGCTGGTGTCAGTCCAAGTTTTCGAGATGCCCGTGGCAGGACTGGGCTCCATTGGGCTGCTTATTATGGCAG AGAGGAGACAGTTGTTGCACTAATTAGGCTGGGAGCTGCTCCTGGTGCAGTTGAGGACCCAACGTCAAAGTTTCCTCAAGGACAAACAGCTGCTGATTTAGCATCAAGTAGAGGGCATAAAGGAATTGCTGGGTACTTGGCTGAAGCAGATTTGACCAGTCATCTTTCTTCATTAGCACTAAAAGAAGGTGTTATGGAAAGTGTTTCTGCAACTCTTGCTGCACAAAAGGCCATTGAAACTGTACAAGATCAAAATTTAGATTCTTTGGCTGGAGATCAAGGAGAGCAGCTATCACTTAGAGGATCTCTTGCTGCTGTGAGGAATTCAGCTCAAGCTGCTGCACGTATTCAAGCTGCCTTCAGAGTTCACTCATTCCGCCAAAGACAACTGACAGAGAGCAAGGATGAAGAGGCCGAGATCTTGGATGACATGATGGTGCTGTCCTCTCTGAACAATAAGTTCCATAGAATAAGTCACTTCAATGAAGCTCTGCATACTGCTGCTACTAAAATTCAGCAGAAATATCGTGGATGGAAGGGGCGTAAAGAATTTTTAAAGATCCGTGACCGGATTGTGAAAATCCAG GCACATGTAAGGGGACACCAGGTTCGTAAGCAATATAAAAAAGTACTTTGGTCTGTTAGTATCGTTGAAAAGGTCATATTGCGCTGGAGGCGCAAAGGAGCTGGATTACGAGGCTTTCGAGCTGAGAATGCAAGTGCTGCTGCTGAGCAAGTGGTTGGGAAGACAGATGAGTATGATTTTCTTCGACTTGGGCGGAAACAGAAGGTGGCTGGTGTAGAGAAAGCTTTGGCAAGAGTCCAGTCCATGGCTCGTCAACCAGAAGCCCGTGATCAGTACATGAGATTGGTCGCACGCTCCCATAAATCGAAG TTGGAAGATGAAGGCGGCTCCTCTGCTCAGGTTCAAAATTCAGAAGAGGAAAAGGTAGAGGAGGATCGACTTGCACTGATGATAAACTAA